Sequence from the Chlamydiota bacterium genome:
CTCCATGCCCGGCGCGACCTCGACGTACAGGGAGGCCATCCCCGCGACCGGCATGAATCCCTTTGCCGCGGAGGCGACGAACGAGGCGAGCTGGGGCTGGAGACTGTCGATGAAGACGAACGACCGGAGCTGTACCATAGGGCCTTCCCCTTTCGCTGTGTCCGCGGCCGCGGACGTGGTGGCTCTGCGGTGTTCAGCGCGTACCCGCACAACGCGCCAAGAATAGGGGAACGGCCCGGCCAAGTCAACCAGAAATCTTCGATGGACGATTGTATACTATTTTGCGCAATAGAAGATGGACGCGCCGATCCGTTCGGCGCCGCGTCGCGCGCGGAAAGTCGCGGCGGCGGGCGGCGTTCAGAAAATCCGGAAGCGCCGGCCGCGGGCCGGCGCCGGCCGTCGATGACGACGCCCGGCCGAAAGGTTTTCGGGGAGGGACGCGGACCCGCGGAACGCGGCCGGGGCGGGGCGCCTTCGGGATGAAACGGCGCGGTCGTCTGTGCTATAGTGCCCGCGGGGAGGGGACGATGCGGCGCGTCTGGATTCCGGCGGCGGTCGCCGTTGCGCTCGGGGCGTTTCTCCGCCTCGCGGGTCTCGACCTCGTCTGGACGATCACCGACCAGACGCGCGACCTCCTGCGGGCGTTCGAGATCGCCCGGGGAAGCGCCTTCCCGTCGCTCGGCCCCGCCGTGGGGCCGTCCGCGTTCTGTCTCGGGCCGCTGTACTACTACCTCCTCGCCGTCCCGGCGTTCGTCGCGGGCGAGCCGGGGAGCGTCTTCCTCTTCGTCGTGCTCGTGAACGTCGCGGCGCTCGCCGCGTGCTTTGTCGCCGTCCGGCGCTGGCTGGGCGGCCGTGTCGCCGTGCTCTCGCTCTTCCCGTACGCCTTCTCGGCCCCCTGGATCATCAGGGCGCAGGTCCTCTCGAACCCCACGCTGATGCCGCTGTTCGTCGTCCTCTTCTGGGCGTGCGCGACGGAGTGGGTTGTCGGAAGGAGGGCCTCCGCGCTCCCGTGGGCGCTCGCCTGCCTCGCCGCGCTGCTCCAGCTCCACCTCTCGACCGCGGTCTTCCTCCCGCTCCTCCTCGTCCTCTGGCTCCTCTTCCGCCCCCCCCTGGCCGGCAGGGGGGGGGCGTGGGGGATCGCGGCGGCGGCGGCCCTGTGCCTCCCGTACCTGTGGCACGAGTGCCTGAACGGCTGGGCGAACACGCTCGGCCTGCTCGATTTCATCCGCGGGGCCGTCCCGGCGGGGGGAGGCGGCGGGGCGGGCGGCGTCGTCTCCGATCTGCGCCTGTGGCTCACCGCCGGGCCGCGGTTTTTGAGCGAGCTCGCCCCGGGCGCGTCGGCCTGGTACCGGGTCTTCCTCACGGAGAATCTCCTCGCGGCGGGTGGCGCCGCGGCCGCGTGTGCCTACGTCGTCACCCGCATCGCGCGGCGGAGCGCCACCCGCGAGGCGCGCGTCTGCGCGGTCTTGCTCGTCTGGTTGCTCGGAACCGTCGCGGCGGCGCTGGGAAGGAGGGGGGGGATCTGGCTCTACTACCTGGACGCCGCGTATCCGGCGCCGTTCGTCTTCATGGGCATCTTCCTCGCCGCGGTCTGGGGAGAGGGGAAGGGGGCGGGGGGCGCGAAGGGGGGCTTCGCCGCCGCGGCCCGCGCGGCGGTCGTGCTCTACCTCGTGCTGCTCGGCGCGTTGAACGTCACCGTCCTCTGCAGGTTCCGGGCCGAGACCGCGCGGCGCGGGACCGCCTCCCTCCCGAGCTTCTGGCTCAACATCAGGTCGATGCGCGCGTGGCCCCGGGAGCGGTTCAGGTTCCTGTCGGTGATGCCGCAGCGGTATCGGAGGGAGCTGGCGGAGCTGTTCGTCGCGCGCGAACGGCTCTCCTACGGCGAATGCGCCCGGCGGATCCACGGACCGTACGCCGAATGCTTCAGGGAGGACAAAGGATTCTGGATAGGGTGGATGGAAGGCGAACCGGGGTCCGCCCCGGAGTCCGTTGTGGGGCAGACCGGGGATGCAGACGGCCCGGATGCCGCGGTGAGGAGGGGGGGGGAGGCGCGGCGAAGCGGCCGGGTGAAAACCGCGGACAGGGCGGGCGCGGACGCCGGGGAGATCCACTACCTGATCGAGGGGCCCGACACGCCGCTCGTCCCCGCCCCGGAGGCCGCCTGGATTCCGGCGGGGCCGTTCAGGATCGCCGCGTTCCGCCCGGCGATGCGTGTCCGGGCGCTCGAGGCGCGCAGCGCCGCGGGCGCCCCGCTCGGCTCCCTCGAGATCCCCACGGGGGGCGCGGGATTCGCGTTCCCCGGCCGGTCGCCCGTCTACCGCTACTGGGAGCCCGCGTTCAGGCCGGCGGTGCGCTCCGTTGTGCTGGAGGGGGAGGCGGAGGTCGGCGAGGGCGCGGAGGCCGTCGCCCTGTGCATCGCCGTCAGGAGCGCCGCGGCGGTGCGCGTCGGGGATGTACTCCTCGACGGTGCGCCAGTCCCGCTGCGGAGCGCGCGGCGGCTGAAGATGCTCACGCTGGTGAACGAGTTCACCGGGACGGTGCGGGAGTGCCCCCCGCCCGGGCGGCGGCGCCTCCGGTTCACGCTCTCGTCAGACGCCCCGCTCGCCTGCGACGTGGACGTGTACGCGTATCCGGCCGCCGCTCAGTAGTCGAGGCGGGCGGTAGCGCCGCCCGGCCCCAGCGCCGACTCCACCCGCCGCCATTCCTCGCCGAGGCGGACGGACCAGTTGCACACGAGGAGGCCCGCCGCGGCGGCGAAGACGGCCAGGCGCGCACGATTCCTCCCCCCCCCGGGACACGCCAGTCTCCCCGCGAAGACCGCCAAGACCGGGACAAGCGGGAGGTGGAACCGGCTCTCCCCGAAGAAGAGGAAGTGCGCGGCGCCGACGTAGAGCAGCGCGAGGGACAGGATCCCCCACCCGCCGCCTCGGCCCCCGCCGCCGAAGCAGGCGCCGGACAGGGCGAGGAGGGCGAGGACGGGGAACCCCGCCACGATCGCCAGCGCCGCGGGGAGGAGCAGCGCGCGGGGCACGGGACCGAACAGGTTCCTGGAATAGCCCCAGGAGAGCTCCCGGATCTCCGGCCCGGCCAGGTAGCCGAGCTTCCTGATCCCGAGGCGCAGGAAGCCGCCCGGGTGCGCGGCGATGAAGCGCGCCCCCGCCCGGTAGCCCGCCGCCGCCCCCTCCGGGCAGACGACGACGGCACGCGACCGCCCGTCCTCCTCCTCGATCCGCCACTTTCTCCAGACGGTTTCTCCGAGTTCGGGGAGCATCGAGGGCTCCTGGCGGCCGGTCGCGGCGGGGTTGTTGCCAAAGAGGAAGTTGTAGCCGCCGTAGGTGTCCAGCGGCACGAACCTCCCGTACCGAAGGGCGTTCCGCGCGGTCCAGGGGGCGAGCGCGGCGGCGGCAACAAGGAGGAGGAGCGCCCCGCGCCTCCACCCGGCGCGCAGGCACAGCCACGCCGCCGCGACGGGGATGAAGCCGGCCGCGACCGACCGGGTCAGGCAGGCGAGGCCGAGGAGGGCGCCCGCCGCCGCGCACGCCCCGGCGGCCGGGGGCTCGTCCCGGGCCAGGACGAACAGCGCCGCTGCGAACAGGAGGGTGTACAGGGTCTCTGACATCAGGAGGCCGGTGTAGACGATGAGGCCCGGATAGCAGGCGACCAGGAGGCCCGCGACGAGCCCCCCGCGCGGGCCGCAAAGGCGCCGGGCGGTCTCGAACGCGAGGAGGGCGGTTGCCGCTCCCAGGAAGGCCT
This genomic interval carries:
- a CDS encoding glycosyltransferase family 39 protein, with product MRTRSENRPGRRGAALVFLLALALRAPAALHPPRGPLFADMLEYREKAVAVAREGSYGHATRPPLYPLFLAAVYRLVGDGRVGAACAQAFLGAATALLAFETARRLCGPRGGLVAGLLVACYPGLIVYTGLLMSETLYTLLFAAALFVLARDEPPAAGACAAAGALLGLACLTRSVAAGFIPVAAAWLCLRAGWRRGALLLLVAAAALAPWTARNALRYGRFVPLDTYGGYNFLFGNNPAATGRQEPSMLPELGETVWRKWRIEEEDGRSRAVVVCPEGAAAGYRAGARFIAAHPGGFLRLGIRKLGYLAGPEIRELSWGYSRNLFGPVPRALLLPAALAIVAGFPVLALLALSGACFGGGGRGGGWGILSLALLYVGAAHFLFFGESRFHLPLVPVLAVFAGRLACPGGGRNRARLAVFAAAAGLLVCNWSVRLGEEWRRVESALGPGGATARLDY